A genomic window from Punica granatum isolate Tunisia-2019 chromosome 2, ASM765513v2, whole genome shotgun sequence includes:
- the LOC116194988 gene encoding loganic acid O-methyltransferase-like, whose product MRNSSVTEPDSHPMNAGDGNYSYHKNSYFQKAATSVTKEKIDEAIATVLDITRFSTEALASFTIADLGCSVGPNTFIVVQNIIEAVRCKYGSQVPDFQVFFNDHTANDFNTLFTSFPPEKNYYAAGVPGSFHGRLFPESSLHFVHSSYAIHWLSRVPKELLDEGSPAWNKGRIHYTSAPENVGDAYKSQFAKDMRDFFNARGKEIVSGGLMALIMPGTQDGVPHSQVPSGVNYDLLGFSLMDMAKEGIIRESDVDSFNLPVYAPTPQEMTELVNANGCFGIERMELTAPRSKIKGLIDGQACMMHLRAGMEGIISKHFGSEIIDELFDRFLKKADDEFAERLEASFQNSTQLLVVLKRK is encoded by the exons atgaggaactcCTCAGTTACAGAGCCCGACTCGCACCCGATGAATGCAGGAGACGGAAACTACAGCTACCACAAGAACTCTTACTTCCAG AAAGCAGCCACAAGTGTCACCAAGGAAAAGATCGACGAGGCAATTGCCACCGTGCTTGACATCACACGGTTTTCCACGGAGGCACTGGCCTCGTTCACAATCGCTGACTTGGGCTGCTCCGTGGGACCAAACACCTTCATAGTCGTGCAAAACATCATCGAGGCTGTCCGGTGCAAGTACGGGTCTCAAGTACCCGATTTCCAAGTGTTCTTCAATGACCATACTGCCAATGACTTTAACACCCTCTTTACCTCCTTTCCCCCGGAGAAGAATTACTATGCCGCAGGAGTCCCAGGGTCCTTCCATGGCCGATTATTCCCCGAGTCGTCCCTCCATTTCGTGCACTCTTCCTATGCAATCCATTGGCTCTCAAGGGTGCCCAAGGAGCTGCTCGATGAGGGCTCGCCTGCATGGAACAAAGGGAGGATCCACTACACCAGTGCCCCGGAGAATGTGGGGGATGCCTATAAGTCCCAGTTTGCGAAGGACATGCGAGATTTCTTCAACGCTCGGGGGAAAGAGATTGTGAGCGGAGGGTTAATGGCACTGATCATGCCGGGAACTCAGGACGGGGTTCCCCATTCCCAAGTTCCATCGGGTGTCAATTACGATCTTCTCGGCTTTAGCCTAATGGATATGGCAAAGGAG GGGATAATAAGGGAATCCGATGTGGACTCGTTCAACTTGCCCGTGTATGCACCCACTCCTCAGGAAATGACAGAACTAGTCAATGCCAACGGATGCTTTGGTATCGAGCGGATGGAACTAACAGCTCCAAGATCAAAGATCAAAGGATTGATCGATGGGCAGGCGTGTATGATGCATCTGAGAGCTGGCATGGAAGGGATCATCAGCAAGCATTTCGGTAGTGAGATCATAGATGAACTGTTCGATCGGTTTCTGAAGAAAGCGGATGATGAATTCGCTGAACGGCTCGAAGCGAGCTTCCAGAATAGCACTCAGCTGCTAGTTGTTCTCAAACGCAAATAA